The Achromobacter spanius genome includes the window TCGCGCACCAGGTCTTCGACGAACTTGGGGTTGTCGTAGGCGCGTTCGGTCACGTACTTTTCGTCGGGGCGCTTGAGCAGGCCCCACAGTTCGCACGAACCTTCTTCTTCGATCAGGCGGATGACACCGTCCATGCTGATGTCGCCGTTCAGGATGGCCGACACGGTCACGTGCGAACGCTGGTTGTGCGCGCCGTATTCCGAGATGGCCTTCGAACACGGGCACAGGCTGGTGACCGGCACCTGCACGACGAGCTCGAATTCAACGCTGTCGCCCTGAGCGCGCGCGATCCACTGGACTTCGTAGTCCAGCAGGCTTTGCACGCCGGAAATGGGAGCCGACTTGTTGATGAAGTACGGGAACGCCGCGGTGATGTCACCGCGTTCGGCGTGCAGCAAGGGCAGCATGTCGGCCGCCATGGCGCGGAACAAGGCCGGCGTCATGGGCGTGCTTCGATACTTTTCCAGCAGCGCCACGAAGCGGGACATATGCGTCCCCTTTTCTTCGGGCGGCAGCGCCACGGTCAGCGTCCAGTTGGCAACGGTGCCTTGGGGCGAACCGTCACCGCTTTCAATCAGCATGGGGTGGCGCACGCCACGAATGCCCACGCGCTGGATCGGGATGTGCCGGGTGTCCGCCGAACTTTGGACGTCGGGCATCACGATGGCGGGGTCGATCGGAGAATTCATTTCAGCTTACCTGTCTAGGCAACCAGTCGCTCGCGCACGGCCTAGGAAACTTTAAGAGGGGGCCATTATCGCTCAAAGCCCCGTGACCGCCAGGGAAAACCCTTCTATCCGTAGGTCGGTTGGGGCGGAACAGTGTGTTGCAAATCCGGACGAGGGCGCCGCCCCCGACCGGATGCCGCGCCAGCTTCAAGCCAGCAGATCGGCGTAACGATTGCGGATCGATTGCTCGATGCCGGCGGCATCCAGGCCAATGCCCGCCAACAAGGCCGACTGGTCGCCATGGTCGATAAAGACGTCCGGCAGGCCCAGTTGCAGCACCGGAATCTGCACGCCCGCGGCGCTCAGCGCTTCAAGCACCGCACTGCCGGCGCCGCCCATGATCGAGGCGTCTTCGATCGTGACCAGCGCGTCGTGACGCCGCGCCAGGTCCAGGATCAGGTCAAGGTCGATCGGCTTGACGAAGCGCATGTCGGCCACGGTGGCGTCCAGCTTGCCCGCCGCGGCAAGCGCCGCTTGCACCAGCGTGCCAAAACCCAGGATGGCGATCTTCTTGCCTTCGCGCCGCACCACGCCTCGGCCCAGTTCCACCGTGTCCAAGCTCGTGCCTTCCGGGGCGCCACAGCCTGCGCCGCGCGGATAGCGCACCGAGGCCGGGCCGGGATGCTGATAACAGGTCGACAGCAACAAGCGGGTTTCGCTTTCGTCGGAAGGTGTGGCCACCACCATGTTCGGCACGCAACGCAGAAAGGCGATGTCGTAATTGCCGGCGTGGGTGGCGCCGTCAGCGCCGACGATACCGGCGCGGTCCAGCGCGAACGTCACGTCCAGGTTTTGCAGCGCGACGTCGTGGATGAACTGGTCGTAGCCGCGCTGCATGAAGGTGGAGTAAATCGCCACGACGGGCTTTTGCCCTTCGCAGGCCACGCCGGCCGCGAACGTCACGGCGTGCTGCTCAGCGATGCCCACGTCGAAATAACGGAGCGGAAAGCGCTTTTCAAATTCAACCAGGCCGCTGCCTTCGCGCATGGCCGGCGTGACGGCGACCAGATGCGGGTCTTGCTCGGCCATGTCGCACAGCCACTGGCCGAACACCTGCGTGAACGTGCGCTTGCCCGGCGCCTTGGATTGCTGGATACCGACCGCAGGATCGAACTTGCCCGGCCCGTGATACAGCACCGGATCGGCCTCGGCCAGCTTGTAGCCCTGCCCCTTCTTGGTGACCACATGCAGGAATTGCAGGCCTTGCAACGCCTTCAGGTTCTGCAGGGTGGGGACCAGCGCGTCCAGGTCGTGCCCATCGATGGGGCCGACGTAGTTGAAGCCGAACTCTTCGAACAGCGTGGCCGGCGTGACCATGCCCTTGGCATGTTCTTCAAACCGGCGCGCCAGTTCCAGCACCGGCGGCACGTGCTGCAAGACGGCCCGGCCCACGTTCTTGGCGGTGGCGTAGAAGCGGCCCGACATCAGGCGCGCCAGGTAGCGGTTCAGCGCCCCCACTGGCGGCGAGATCGACATGTCGTTGTCGTTCAGGATGACCAGCAGGTTGATGTTGGGCGTGACGCCCGCGTTGTTCATGGCCTCGAACGCCATGCCCGCGGACATGGCGCCGTCGCCGATGACGGCGATGTGCTGGCGTTGCACGCCCGCATTGCGCGAGGCCACCGCCATGCCCAGTGCCGCCGAGATCGACGTGGACGAATGCGCGGTGCCGAAGGCGTCGTACTCGGATTCGCTGCGCTTGGGAAAGCCCGAAATGCCACCCTGCTGCCGCAACTGCGCCATGCCGGCGCGGCGGCCGGTCAGGATTTTGTGCGGATAGGACTGGTGGCCCACGTCCCAGACGATGCGGTCATGCGGTGTATCGAACACCTGATGCAGGGCCAGCGTCAGCTCGACCGTGCCCAGGTTGGACGACAGGTGTCCGCCCGTTTTGGATACCGACTCCAGCACAAAGCCGCGCAGTTCGTCGGCAAGCTTTTTCAGCTCGCGACGATCCAGGCGCTTGAGGTCGGCCGGGGATTGAATGCGGTCCAATAAATCAGTCGTCATGCTTTTATGGGGTTCGTTGCCCCGGCCTGAACCCAGGCCGGGCTTGTCACGGATCAGCGGTCTCGAAGGACGATGAAATCAGCCAATTGCGCCAGACGCAAGCCCGCGTCGCCTAAGGGCTCCAGCGCCGCCCGCGCGGCCACGCGCAATTCCTCGGCAAACTCGCGCGCCTCGGACAGGCCCAGCAGCGATACGTAGGTAGGCTTGTTTTCCGCCGCGTCCTTGCCCGGCGTCTTGCCCAGGCTGGCCGTGTCGGCGGTGACGTCCAGAATATCGTCCACCACCTGGAACGCCAGGCCCATGGCTTGCGCGTAGGCGTCCAGCGCCTGGCGCGAGGCCGAACTGGCGCCCGCCACGATGCCGCCCAGGGCCACGCTGCACGCGAGCATGGCGCCCGTCTTCATGCTGTGCATGGTCTGGAGTTCGTCGCGCGACAGCGAATGGCCGACGCTGAGCAGGTCAATGGCCTGACCGCCCGCCATGCCCTGACTGCCGGCGGCGCGCGCCAGCGACTGGGTCGCCTGCACGATGAGCGCGGGCGCGATGGGCATCGAGGCCAGCAAGTCGAAGGCCAGCGGCTGCAAGGCGTCGCCCGCCAGCATGGCGGTGGCTTCGTCAAACTGCACATGGGTTGTAGGGCGGCCACGGCGCAGGGTGTCGTCGTCCATGCAAGGCAGGTCGTCATGCACCAGCGAATAAGCGTGGATCAATTCAACCGCAGCGGCGGCGCGGTCCAGCGAGGCCTCGATGGCCAGCACGCTGCCGCTGACCGGGCAGGCCTGCCCCGCGGCGTAGACCATGGCGGCGCGTACGCGCTTGCCACCGCCCAGCACCGCATAGCGCATGGCTTCATGCAGGCGGACAGGCAGCACGTCCGCGGGGGGCATCAGGTCGTCCAGGACGTCTTCGACGTGCCGCACGCGACCCTGCAACCACTCCGCAAAGGGGAGTTGAGTTTGCTTCATCGGATTCTTATTCGTCATCCAGCGCCGCCGGGTCGAGCGGGCGCAACAGGTCGCCTTCCAGAACCTTGACCTGTTGTTCGGCCTGCGCCAAGCGTTCCTGGCAGACCCGCGTCAGCGCCACGCCGCGCCGGTAGGCGGTCAGTGATTGCTCAAGCGGCAACGAGCCGTCTTCCATGGCCGCCACTAAGGACTCCAACTCGGCCAGGGCCGTTTCGAAATCTTGAGGCAGGGGACGGTCGTCAATCTGCGGATCGGCTTGTGCGGGGTTGGCCAAACGGGTCTCCGAGGGCGCTAGGGGTGGATCAATTTGTGAATTGTACGAGATAGCCAAATCAGACCCGGATGCGCCGCAGGGATCAGGCCGCGGCCCCCGCCAACCCCACGATCGCGGCGCGCAACGCCGGCCCGACGCGCGCGCGCAAGTCAGGCTCCGGCAGCAGGCTTGCCGGACCGCCGCAACTCATGACGAAGACACCTTCGCCGGTAATCGAGGTGAACGGCACCGCCACGGCGTTGATGCCCGACTGCCATTCGCCCAGCGCGAAGCAGCAGCCCGATTCCTGGAGCTCGGTGCGGGCGCGCAAGATCGCATCGGCGGGGGGCGCCGCCTGGCCCAGGCGCGCCATTTCCTCATCACAGGCGCTTTGCGGCAGGCTGGCCAGGTATGCGCGCCCCATGGCGCTGTCCAGGCTGGCGCGATAGCCCACGGGCAGGCGCAGATACAAGGCCGACGACCCGTGGATCGCCTCGACATACGTCATGGCATCGCCATCAAAGGCGCCCAAGGCGACCGCGCCCCCCGTGTCGCGGGCCAGGTCGGTCATCGACGCTTTGGCCAGTTCGCGCACTTCCAGCCCGGCCAACAGGCCAAAGCCCAGCGCCAACACGCCATAGCCCGG containing:
- the folE2 gene encoding GTP cyclohydrolase FolE2; protein product: MNSPIDPAIVMPDVQSSADTRHIPIQRVGIRGVRHPMLIESGDGSPQGTVANWTLTVALPPEEKGTHMSRFVALLEKYRSTPMTPALFRAMAADMLPLLHAERGDITAAFPYFINKSAPISGVQSLLDYEVQWIARAQGDSVEFELVVQVPVTSLCPCSKAISEYGAHNQRSHVTVSAILNGDISMDGVIRLIEEEGSCELWGLLKRPDEKYVTERAYDNPKFVEDLVRDVAARLTAHPGIARYRVEAENFESIHNHSAYAVVEG
- the dxs gene encoding 1-deoxy-D-xylulose-5-phosphate synthase: MTTDLLDRIQSPADLKRLDRRELKKLADELRGFVLESVSKTGGHLSSNLGTVELTLALHQVFDTPHDRIVWDVGHQSYPHKILTGRRAGMAQLRQQGGISGFPKRSESEYDAFGTAHSSTSISAALGMAVASRNAGVQRQHIAVIGDGAMSAGMAFEAMNNAGVTPNINLLVILNDNDMSISPPVGALNRYLARLMSGRFYATAKNVGRAVLQHVPPVLELARRFEEHAKGMVTPATLFEEFGFNYVGPIDGHDLDALVPTLQNLKALQGLQFLHVVTKKGQGYKLAEADPVLYHGPGKFDPAVGIQQSKAPGKRTFTQVFGQWLCDMAEQDPHLVAVTPAMREGSGLVEFEKRFPLRYFDVGIAEQHAVTFAAGVACEGQKPVVAIYSTFMQRGYDQFIHDVALQNLDVTFALDRAGIVGADGATHAGNYDIAFLRCVPNMVVATPSDESETRLLLSTCYQHPGPASVRYPRGAGCGAPEGTSLDTVELGRGVVRREGKKIAILGFGTLVQAALAAAGKLDATVADMRFVKPIDLDLILDLARRHDALVTIEDASIMGGAGSAVLEALSAAGVQIPVLQLGLPDVFIDHGDQSALLAGIGLDAAGIEQSIRNRYADLLA
- a CDS encoding polyprenyl synthetase family protein produces the protein MKQTQLPFAEWLQGRVRHVEDVLDDLMPPADVLPVRLHEAMRYAVLGGGKRVRAAMVYAAGQACPVSGSVLAIEASLDRAAAAVELIHAYSLVHDDLPCMDDDTLRRGRPTTHVQFDEATAMLAGDALQPLAFDLLASMPIAPALIVQATQSLARAAGSQGMAGGQAIDLLSVGHSLSRDELQTMHSMKTGAMLACSVALGGIVAGASSASRQALDAYAQAMGLAFQVVDDILDVTADTASLGKTPGKDAAENKPTYVSLLGLSEAREFAEELRVAARAALEPLGDAGLRLAQLADFIVLRDR
- a CDS encoding exodeoxyribonuclease VII small subunit, with translation MANPAQADPQIDDRPLPQDFETALAELESLVAAMEDGSLPLEQSLTAYRRGVALTRVCQERLAQAEQQVKVLEGDLLRPLDPAALDDE
- a CDS encoding IclR family transcriptional regulator — its product is MQSFSDSKRVIHAAAKPDEKLELSQPARRKRAAGVGEGASSPDFITALARGLDVLRCFRHGVAALGNLDLARLTGLPKPTISRITYTLTELGYLRYHPDTGKYSPGYGVLALGFGLLAGLEVRELAKASMTDLARDTGGAVALGAFDGDAMTYVEAIHGSSALYLRLPVGYRASLDSAMGRAYLASLPQSACDEEMARLGQAAPPADAILRARTELQESGCCFALGEWQSGINAVAVPFTSITGEGVFVMSCGGPASLLPEPDLRARVGPALRAAIVGLAGAAA